In the Brassica napus cultivar Da-Ae chromosome A7, Da-Ae, whole genome shotgun sequence genome, one interval contains:
- the LOC106357277 gene encoding pentatricopeptide repeat-containing protein At1g74750, giving the protein MIRAKQISNLSSSARSFFLGGTRSSAADGNSCTSSAEDESSVLRRHRTRPEAVHTGNRVFTRPSPLHLHVSPPVLPVKPDPANRKIPLPDGTEVSMVDHTLPITSVKASGREHLGEVYTTSASKDSSERAPVNASPGTKQASNDVSHDLTKTTASGKRKCGYDPSGEMMRVTPAPRHVIENVSSILRRFKWGPAAEEALHNSGFKMDAYQANQVLKQIDNYANALGFFYWLKTQPGFKHDEHTYTTMVGNLGRAKQFGEINNLLNEMVRDGCQPNTVTYNRLIHSYGRANYLKEAVNVFTQMQEAGCEPDRVTYCTLIDIHAKAGFLDIAMEMYHRMQAAGLSPDTFTYSVIINCLGKAGHLPSAHRLFCEMVGQGCTPSLVTFNIMIALHAKARNYRSALKLYRDMKGAGFRPDKVTYSIVMEVLGHCGFLEEAEGVFTEMERESWVPDEHVYGLLVDLWGKAGDVEKAWRWYQAMLHAGVRPNVPTCNSLLSTLLRGHRLTEAYNLLQSMVAFGLQSSLQTYTLLLSCCTEARSNFDLGFCGQLMAVSGHPAHTFLLKMPPAGSDNGQKVRDHVSSFLDYMHSEDRESKRGLIDAVVEFLHKSGLKEEAGSVWEVAAVKNVYPDALREKSCSYWLINLHVMSEGTAVTALSRTLAWFRKQMLVSGECPSRIDIVTGWGRRSRVTGSSMVRQAVEELLNVFNFPFFTENGNSGCFVGCGEPLKNWLSESYVERMHLL; this is encoded by the coding sequence ATGATTCGTGCAAAGCAGATCAGTAATCTTTCAAGTTCAGCAAGATCCTTCTTTCTTGGTGGAACAAGATCTAGTGCAGCTGATGGAAACTCTTGCACATCATCCGCAGAGGATGAAAGCTCCGTCTTGAGACGCCACCGAACTAGGCCTGAAGCTGTACACACTGGGAACAGAGTTTTCACCCGACCATCTCCTCTTCATCTCCATGTTTCTCCTCCTGTTTTGCCTGTGAAACCGGATCCTGCTAATCGTAAGATCCCACTACCCGATGGAACTGAAGTCTCTATGGTCGATCATACTCTTCCTATTACTAGTGTCAAAGCCAGTGGAAGAGAGCATCTCGGTGAAGTCTACACTACCTCTGCTTCCAAAGATTCATCAGAGAGAGCTCCAGTAAACGCCTCTCCAGGGACTAAGCAAGCTTCAAATGATGTGTCTCATGATTTAACCAAAACTACCGCCTCTGGAAAGAGGAAGTGTGGCTATGACCCCTCAGGGGAAATGATGAGAGTGACACCAGCACCTAGACACGTCATAGAAAACGTTTCTAGCATATTGCGGAGATTCAAATGGGGCCCAGCTGCTGAAGAGGCTCTTCACAACTCCGGTTTCAAGATGGACGCATACCAAGCTAACCAAGTCCTTAAGCAGATAGATAACTACGCAAACGCTCTTGGCTTCTTCTACTGGCTGAAAACACAACCTGGTTTTAAACATGATGAACACACTTACACCACTATGGTTGGTAACCTCGGCCGTGCAAAACAGTTCGGCGAGATAAACAACCTTCTCAACGAGATGGTTAGAGACGGTTGTCAGCCAAACACCGTCACATACAACCGACTTATCCACAGCTACGGCCGTGCAAATTACCTCAAAGAAGCCGTGAATGTTTTCACTCAAATGCAAGAGGCTGGATGCGAGCCTGACCGTGTGACGTACTGCACACTCATAGACATCCACGCTAAAGCTGGCTTTCTTGACATCGCCATGGAGATGTATCATAGAATGCAAGCGGCCGGGCTGTCTCCTGATACTTTCACATACAGTGTTATAATAAACTGTCTTGGCAAAGCTGGTCATTTACCTTCTGCTCATAGGCTCTTCTGTGAGATGGTTGGTCAGGGTTGTACGCCTAGTTTGGTGACGTTCAACATCATGATAGCTTTGCACGCCAAGGCGAGGAACTACCGGAGCGCGTTGAAGCTTTACCGAGACATGAAAGGTGCAGGGTTTCGACCTGATAAAGTGACTTACAGTATAGTCATGGAGGTGCTTGGACACTGTGGGTTTCTTGAGGAGGCAGAGGGTGTATTCACTGAGATGGAACGTGAGAGCTGGGTTCCTGATGAACATGTTTACGGTCTTCTTGTGGACTTGTGGGGAAAAGCTGGTGACGTGGAGAAAGCTTGGCGGTGGTATCAAGCAATGCTTCACGCTGGTGTGAGACCTAATGTACCTACATGCAATTCTCTTCTCAGTACTTTGCTTAGAGGTCATAGGCTCactgaagcttataatctaTTACAAAGCATGGTGGCGTTTGGTTTGCAGTCTTCTCTGCAGACATACACATTGCTGTTGAGTTGCTGCACAGAAGCTCGTTCAAACTTTGACTTGGGCTTCTGTGGGCAGCTAATGGCGGTCTCAGGCCATCCTGCACACACCTTTCTCCTCAAAATGCCGCCTGCAGGTTCAGATAATGGCCAAAAGGTGCGTGACCATGTCAGCAGCTTTCTTGATTACATGCACAGCGAGGACAGAGAGAGCAAGAGGGGGCTCATTGACGCAGTAGTGGAATTTCTCCACAAGTCAGGACTTAAAGAAGAGGCTGGCTCGGTCTGGGAAGTGGCTGCAGTCAAGAATGTGTATCCAGATGCATTGAGGGAGAAAAGCTGCAGCTACTGGCTTATAAATCTCCATGTGATGTCGGAAGGAACTGCAGTGACCGCGCTGTCTAGGACGCTTGCGTGGTTTCGTAAGCAGATGTTGGTTTCAGGAGAGTGTCCTTCACGGATTGATATAGTAACTGGTTGGGGAAGACGGAGTAGAGTCACAGGCAGTTCAATGGTGAGACAAGCAGTTGAGGAGCTGCTCAACGTCTTCAACTTCCCGTTTTTCACTGAGAATGGTAACTCAGGATGTTTTGTTGGATGTGGAGAGCCTCTCAAGAATTGGTTAAGTGAATCATATGTTGAGAGGATGCATCTgctttag